Proteins from a genomic interval of Watersipora subatra chromosome 10, tzWatSuba1.1, whole genome shotgun sequence:
- the LOC137406785 gene encoding uncharacterized protein, whose translation MLSTIKEEKDRLDQASLRTRISTIKEEKDRLDQASLRTRINHIKEEKVRLDQASLRTRISTIKEEKDTLDQASLRTRISTIKEEKDTLDQASLRTSINHIKEEKDTLDQASLRTGINPIKEEKDTLDQASLRTSINHVKEEKDTLDQASLRTSINHFKEEKDTLDQASLR comes from the coding sequence ATGTTAAGCACTATTAAAGAGGAAAAAGACAGATTAGACCAGGCTAGTCTGAGAACAAGGATAAGTACTATTAAAGAGGAAAAAGACAGATTAGACCAGGCTAGTCTGAGAACAAGGATAAATCATATTAAAGAGGAAAAAGTCAGATTAGACCAGGCTAGTCTGAGAACAAGGATAAGTACTATTAAAGAGGAAAAAGACACATTAGACCAGGCTAGTCTGAGAACAAGGATAAGTACTATTAAAGAGGAAAAAGACACATTAGACCAGGCTAGTCTGAGAACAAGCATAAATCATATTAAAGAAGAAAAAGACACATTAGACCAGGCTAGTCTGAGAACAGGGATAAATCCTATTAAAGAGGAAAAAGACACATTAGACCAGGCTAGTCTGAGAACAAGCATAAATCATGTTAAAGAGGAAAAAGACACATTAGACCAGGCTAGTCTGAGAACAAGCATAAATCATTTTAAAGAGGAAAAAGACACATTAGACCAGGCTAGTCTGAGATAG